One window of the Drosophila gunungcola strain Sukarami chromosome 3L unlocalized genomic scaffold, Dgunungcola_SK_2 000009F, whole genome shotgun sequence genome contains the following:
- the LOC128259712 gene encoding cyclin-H, giving the protein MYPVSSQKRSWTFANEGQLVAFRVEQNNKYIEDHEAEAQGRDLEEHFLTPPEERLLLKQYEIYLFDFCRRFDPPMPKCVVGTAFNYFKRFYLNNTPMDYHPKEILATCVFVACKVEEFNVSINQFVNNIKGDRNKATDIVLSNELLLIGQLNYYLTIHNPFRPIEGFLIDIKTRSNMQNPERLRPHIDSFIDSTFYTDACLLHTPSQIALAAVLHAASREQENLDSYVTDLLFVSARDKLPGLIDAVRKIRIMVKQYQQPDRDKVKAIEKKLDRCRNQANNPDSDLYKERLRRLYTDEDDIPADDASFHIADVSSDTSAMNISQ; this is encoded by the exons ATGTATCCCGTGAGCTCGCAAAAGAGGTCCTGGACGTTCGCCAACGAGGGTCAGTTGGTGGCCTTTCGGGTGGAGCAGAACAACAAGTACATCGAGGACCATGAGGCAGAGGCGCAGGGCCGCGACCTTGAGGAGCATTTCCTCACTCCACCCGAGGAGCGCCTGTTGCTGAAGCAGTACGAGATTTACCTGTTCGACTTCTGCCGTCGCTTCGATCCACCGATGCCCAAATGCGTGGTCGGCACGGCTTTCAACTACTTCAAACGATTCTACTTGAACAACACACCGATGGACTACCACCCCAAGGAGATTCT AGCcacgtgtgtgtttgttgccTGCAAAGTGGAGGAGTTCAACGTTTCCATTAACCAATTCGTCAACAACATCAAAGGCGATAGGAATAAAGCTACAGATATAGTCCTATCCAACGAGTTACTTCTAATTGGTCAGCTCAACTACTACCTCACCATACACAATCCATTTAGGCCCATAGAGGGGTTCCTAATAGATATAAAA aCCCGCAGCAATATGCAAAACCCAGAGCGGCTACGACCACATATTGATAGCTTCATTGATTCCACTTTCTACACGGATGCCTGTCTTCTACACACGCCCTCGCAGATTGCACTGGCTGCTGTTCTTCACGCTGCCAGCAGAGAACAAGAGAATCTCGACAGCTATGTTACGGATCTTCTATTTGTTTCCGCCAGGGATAAGTTGCCCGGACTCATAGATGCCGTCAGAA AAATACGAATTATGGTGAAGCAGTATCAACAGCCTGATCGGGATAAGGTTAAAGCCATCGAGAAAAAGCTCGATAGGTGCCGCAATCAGGCAAATAATCCGGATAGCGATCT CTATAAGGAACGCTTACGACGATTGTACACCGATGAGGATGATATACCCGCCGACGATGCATCATTCCATATAGCTGATGTAAGCTCGGATACATCTGCCATGAACATAAGTcagtag